One part of the Candidatus Saccharimonadales bacterium genome encodes these proteins:
- a CDS encoding UDP-N-acetylglucosamine--N-acetylmuramyl-(pentapeptide) pyrophosphoryl-undecaprenol N-acetylglucosamine transferase, whose amino-acid sequence MTILAAGGGSGGHVTPVLAVLRELKKHDKNLKAYFITDKAFGQQATGIIDTLNFKVPVKKINAGKFRRFHSVSVWKQIFNLPMTFKNIGDVFVTGVGLLQSVRYLRKVKPDVVFTKGGFVCLPVGLAASFLKIPLVIHDSDSLPGLTNKLLAKHATIIATGAPVENYPYPREKTHYVGVPVSAAFRPVTQQEKEKCRSVLGMVDIKKPLVVVTGGGLGARNLNRAIVSVAEPLLKKCSILHITGQSNYNEVMQRAPESADYVVKPFINGLALAFGGADVVVTRAGATTTSELAAMAKPTIIVPNPYLTGGHQIKNAEVFAKAGAAIVVQEDKIVMNPVILKLAIEKIIDDKKTMNDLSKAIYKFAKPDSAIDMAELIVSAAYKNKERA is encoded by the coding sequence ATGACAATTTTGGCGGCCGGCGGCGGATCGGGCGGGCACGTAACACCGGTTTTAGCGGTACTGCGTGAGCTTAAAAAGCACGATAAAAACTTAAAAGCTTATTTTATAACCGACAAAGCTTTTGGACAGCAAGCCACGGGTATTATTGATACTCTTAATTTTAAAGTTCCAGTCAAAAAAATAAATGCCGGTAAGTTTCGCCGCTTTCATTCTGTGAGCGTATGGAAACAAATCTTCAATTTACCTATGACTTTTAAAAACATTGGAGATGTTTTCGTAACCGGTGTGGGATTATTACAGAGTGTTAGGTATTTACGAAAAGTTAAGCCCGATGTAGTTTTTACAAAAGGTGGCTTTGTTTGCTTGCCTGTGGGCTTAGCGGCGTCATTTTTAAAGATCCCTTTAGTTATTCATGATTCGGATTCATTGCCGGGTTTAACCAATAAACTGTTAGCAAAGCATGCGACAATAATTGCAACCGGTGCGCCGGTGGAAAACTACCCTTACCCCAGGGAAAAAACGCATTACGTTGGCGTTCCAGTAAGCGCTGCTTTTAGGCCAGTTACGCAGCAAGAAAAAGAAAAATGCAGATCCGTTTTAGGCATGGTAGATATTAAAAAGCCACTTGTAGTTGTGACTGGCGGAGGTTTGGGGGCGCGCAACTTAAATCGAGCGATCGTCAGTGTGGCTGAACCGTTGCTTAAAAAATGTTCCATTTTACATATAACAGGACAATCGAATTACAACGAAGTCATGCAACGCGCCCCTGAGAGCGCCGACTATGTTGTAAAGCCCTTTATAAACGGTTTGGCTTTGGCGTTTGGTGGCGCTGACGTGGTTGTCACACGTGCGGGCGCAACGACTACTAGTGAACTGGCAGCTATGGCAAAGCCGACTATAATCGTTCCAAACCCATATTTAACGGGCGGTCATCAGATCAAAAATGCTGAAGTTTTTGCCAAAGCTGGCGCTGCGATTGTGGTACAAGAGGATAAAATCGTAATGAATCCTGTCATCTTAAAGCTTGCAATCGAAAAGATTATTGATGACAAAAAAACAATGAACGATTTGTCCAAAGCTATTTATAAGTTTGCGAAGCCCGATTCTGCAATCGATATGGCCGAGTTGATCGTAAGTGCTGCATATAAAAATAAAGAGCGAGCCTAG
- a CDS encoding putative peptidoglycan glycosyltransferase FtsW, with protein MNPSRGGRITRFVDEFEGIRKHRPDMPLILFICTLVLLGLIVIYSISPALIARISSSETEISQHYFLFRQLIYIAIGGAAFAIAAFVPLGWWRKNSLNILIVGIILGTLPFLLQATPLALCVNGACRWLDLGIISFQPAEVMKLALLVFLASFLAARVAQGELNDIKQTFVPLSVLLITSTIVIVGLQKDLGTGLTLFAIALIMLFMAGVKLKFFAMLIGLVVGLGVIFILLAPHRMERILTYFNHSSSTTTDMGYHENQALIAIGSGGMTGKGLGRSIQAFGYLPEAANDSIFAILAEKFGFLGTVAVLGLFGGMFWRMLKIMDQTSQLFPKLVIAGTFGWVFSHSIINVGAMLGIFPLTGITLPFVSFGGTSLLCMLAALGLVIQISRYTRHNPTQSTQGGTDDNFGGRRRIGRARNTGFSGTA; from the coding sequence ATGAACCCAAGCAGGGGAGGGCGGATCACTAGGTTTGTAGATGAGTTTGAGGGGATACGCAAACATCGTCCAGATATGCCATTAATCCTTTTCATCTGTACCTTGGTCCTTTTAGGGCTGATCGTTATTTATTCGATCAGCCCAGCGCTAATTGCGAGGATTAGCTCAAGTGAAACCGAGATTAGTCAACATTATTTTTTGTTTAGGCAATTAATTTACATTGCAATTGGCGGTGCGGCGTTTGCAATTGCTGCCTTTGTGCCGCTTGGCTGGTGGCGTAAAAATAGCCTAAACATTTTAATCGTAGGAATAATCTTAGGCACGTTGCCATTTCTACTTCAGGCAACCCCGTTAGCCCTTTGCGTTAATGGTGCTTGTCGTTGGCTTGATCTTGGGATAATTAGCTTTCAGCCAGCCGAGGTCATGAAGCTTGCGTTGCTAGTTTTCTTAGCCAGTTTTTTGGCCGCCAGAGTTGCACAGGGCGAATTAAACGACATTAAGCAAACTTTTGTTCCGTTGAGTGTTTTGCTAATCACTTCGACGATCGTTATTGTTGGTTTGCAAAAAGACTTGGGAACCGGCCTAACGTTATTTGCGATTGCGCTGATCATGCTTTTTATGGCTGGCGTCAAGCTAAAGTTTTTCGCAATGCTAATCGGTTTGGTGGTCGGGCTGGGTGTAATATTTATCTTGTTGGCTCCGCATCGAATGGAGCGAATCCTGACATATTTTAACCACAGTAGCTCTACTACGACTGACATGGGGTATCATGAAAATCAAGCGTTGATTGCGATCGGCAGCGGAGGTATGACTGGTAAGGGTTTAGGACGAAGCATTCAGGCGTTCGGTTATTTGCCCGAGGCGGCTAACGACTCAATTTTTGCAATTTTAGCCGAGAAGTTTGGATTTTTAGGGACAGTGGCGGTGCTAGGCCTCTTTGGTGGGATGTTCTGGCGGATGCTAAAAATTATGGATCAAACTTCGCAACTTTTCCCCAAGCTAGTAATTGCCGGCACCTTTGGTTGGGTGTTCTCGCATAGTATTATAAATGTGGGTGCAATGTTAGGAATTTTCCCGCTAACCGGCATAACATTACCGTTTGTAAGTTTTGGTGGCACAAGCTTGCTGTGTATGTTGGCCGCGCTTGGTTTAGTAATTCAGATTTCCAGATACACCAGACACAACCCAACTCAGTCAACACAAGGAGGAACTGATGACAATTTTGGCGGCCGGCGGCGGATCGGGCGGGCACGTAACACCGGTTTTAGCGGTACTGCGTGA
- the mraY gene encoding phospho-N-acetylmuramoyl-pentapeptide-transferase, with the protein MYSIPAEIINEVTSLLLLAFIGFAVSMLATPIYTFFAYKFKFWKVQRTTSTTGEKAAVFAKLHAEKHQRHIPTMAGMVFVAVVALMTLAFNLNRAETWLPLAALIGGGIVGLIDDVINIRGLGGGVRGLRSGVKFLLIALVAAVAAWFFYYKLGFTSVHIPYLPFELELGWLIIPIFIFVVVAMGNAVNISDGLDGLAGGLAAISFGTFGIIAMFQGQSYLAAFCFTVVGALTAYLWFNIYPARFFMGDVGSFALGTALGVVAMLTNTLFLLPIIGLVFVIEAGSSSIQLLSKKFLGRKVFISAPIHHHLEATGWPETKITMRFWLLAQICAAIGLIIFLTGGYV; encoded by the coding sequence ATGTACTCAATTCCGGCCGAGATTATTAACGAGGTAACAAGCTTGTTACTACTGGCGTTTATTGGCTTTGCCGTTAGTATGTTGGCGACTCCTATTTACACATTTTTTGCTTATAAATTTAAGTTTTGGAAAGTGCAGCGCACAACAAGCACTACGGGCGAGAAGGCAGCCGTTTTTGCAAAGCTACATGCCGAAAAGCATCAGCGGCACATTCCGACCATGGCTGGAATGGTGTTCGTTGCAGTCGTTGCTTTGATGACTCTTGCTTTTAATCTGAATAGGGCAGAAACATGGTTGCCACTTGCGGCGCTTATCGGGGGTGGAATCGTAGGCTTGATTGACGATGTTATTAATATCCGCGGTCTTGGCGGTGGTGTGCGTGGTTTACGGAGTGGTGTAAAATTTTTGCTAATCGCTTTGGTTGCAGCAGTTGCTGCTTGGTTTTTTTACTACAAGCTTGGGTTTACAAGTGTCCATATTCCGTATTTGCCGTTCGAGCTTGAGCTTGGCTGGCTGATTATACCTATATTTATTTTTGTGGTTGTTGCAATGGGTAATGCCGTAAACATCAGTGACGGCTTAGATGGCTTGGCTGGTGGACTAGCGGCAATCAGTTTTGGAACTTTTGGGATAATTGCAATGTTTCAGGGGCAGTCATACTTGGCTGCTTTTTGTTTTACAGTTGTGGGTGCGCTTACGGCTTACTTGTGGTTTAATATATATCCAGCCCGGTTTTTTATGGGGGATGTAGGGTCCTTTGCTTTAGGCACGGCATTGGGTGTTGTGGCAATGTTAACAAACACCTTGTTTTTACTGCCGATTATTGGTTTAGTCTTTGTGATCGAAGCCGGTTCAAGCTCGATTCAGCTACTAAGCAAAAAGTTTTTGGGAAGAAAGGTTTTTATATCTGCGCCCATTCACCACCACCTTGAGGCGACCGGTTGGCCAGAGACAAAAATTACGATGCGATTTTGGTTACTAGCGCAAATTTGTGCAGCAATCGGTTTGATTATATTTTTGACAGGCGGGTACGTTTAG
- a CDS encoding penicillin-binding protein 2, which produces MEKTDVTLHSRVRILMALMFLLGAIFVVRLFYVQVIRHDYYEAEALKEHTAKFSIAASRGEIYAKDGYDKIAPLVLNEPSYTVFADPRYVKDETKAAEVLRRIAGGNLVEGFEESLKNKDRQYVVLAKLLNKQQADLLKKEELAGIGLQESEKRTYLEGTLAAQVLGFVNGEGKGQYGIEQGYNDQLAGVAGQLKAITDVNGIPISVGANTVQTPAQDGEDVVLSIDRNIQSYVEKALKAGLERVHATKGSAVVINPNNGQIMAMASLPTYNPGEYQKVTDYNAFQNPTISDPYEPGSVTKTFTVAMGLNEGVIQPDTTYVNTGSTKVADATIKNLGNELLGNVKMLDALRYSYNTGMVHILRLLGGGDINDQAKDKFYQYLTDRFLLNEITGIPLAFEAAGQVISPDDEQGGPVRYANMTFGQGMTMTMLQAVSTFSALVNGGTYYSPQIISGVVNEKGDVVAKEPIVKKTGVISADASEKLRMMTHEIRAGSLGKLDRPGYTTGGKTGTAQVYDPTTGQYSKTKTIGGYLGYGGQNRPEYVIMIRVDDSDLGDFAGTQGAAPIFTDISNWLLDYLKIQPRG; this is translated from the coding sequence ATGGAAAAAACAGATGTAACTTTACATAGCCGGGTGCGGATTTTAATGGCTCTCATGTTTTTACTGGGAGCTATTTTTGTTGTGCGGCTTTTTTATGTTCAAGTTATCAGACACGACTATTACGAAGCCGAAGCCCTAAAAGAGCACACGGCCAAATTCTCGATTGCAGCGAGTAGAGGTGAGATTTATGCAAAAGATGGCTATGACAAGATAGCCCCACTCGTTTTAAATGAACCGAGCTATACTGTTTTCGCTGATCCACGATATGTGAAAGATGAGACGAAAGCTGCTGAGGTTTTGCGCAGAATCGCTGGCGGTAATTTAGTGGAGGGCTTTGAAGAAAGTTTGAAGAACAAGGATCGACAGTATGTTGTTTTAGCGAAGTTGTTGAACAAACAACAGGCTGATTTACTTAAAAAAGAGGAGTTAGCTGGAATTGGGCTTCAAGAAAGCGAAAAACGAACTTATCTTGAGGGAACGTTGGCGGCTCAGGTCTTGGGGTTTGTAAATGGAGAAGGTAAGGGGCAATACGGAATAGAACAAGGTTATAACGATCAACTTGCCGGAGTGGCAGGGCAGCTCAAGGCGATTACAGATGTGAATGGGATTCCGATCTCAGTTGGTGCGAATACAGTTCAGACACCAGCGCAAGATGGTGAAGACGTGGTCCTAAGTATAGATCGCAATATTCAATCATACGTAGAGAAGGCTTTAAAAGCGGGGCTGGAGCGGGTTCATGCTACAAAAGGGAGTGCTGTTGTAATTAACCCAAATAATGGACAAATCATGGCAATGGCAAGCTTGCCGACCTACAACCCAGGTGAATATCAAAAAGTCACAGATTACAACGCTTTTCAAAATCCGACGATCTCAGATCCGTACGAGCCGGGATCTGTAACTAAAACGTTTACAGTTGCCATGGGCCTTAACGAAGGTGTTATCCAGCCCGACACAACCTATGTGAATACTGGCTCGACAAAAGTCGCAGACGCAACAATCAAGAACCTTGGTAACGAACTTTTGGGTAATGTTAAGATGCTTGATGCGCTGCGATATTCTTACAACACTGGCATGGTACACATTTTGCGATTACTTGGTGGTGGCGACATTAATGATCAGGCAAAGGATAAATTTTATCAGTACTTAACAGATCGTTTTTTACTAAATGAGATTACTGGAATCCCCCTGGCCTTTGAGGCGGCTGGGCAGGTTATTTCACCTGACGACGAGCAAGGTGGTCCAGTTCGATATGCGAACATGACTTTTGGCCAGGGTATGACGATGACTATGCTGCAGGCAGTTTCAACATTCTCGGCACTAGTTAATGGCGGAACATATTACTCACCCCAGATTATTAGCGGAGTAGTGAATGAAAAGGGTGATGTAGTTGCTAAAGAGCCTATCGTGAAGAAAACAGGTGTGATTAGCGCAGATGCTTCCGAAAAGTTGCGAATGATGACTCACGAGATTAGGGCGGGAAGTTTGGGTAAGCTAGATAGACCGGGATATACAACAGGCGGCAAAACAGGGACTGCGCAGGTTTATGATCCAACGACCGGACAGTATAGCAAAACGAAAACCATCGGGGGGTATCTAGGCTATGGTGGTCAAAATCGGCCAGAATATGTGATAATGATAAGAGTGGATGATTCGGATCTCGGTGATTTCGCCGGCACTCAAGGTGCGGCGCCAATTTTTACCGATATCTCAAACTGGCTGCTAGATTATCTAAAAATTCAACCAAGGGGCTAA
- the rsmH gene encoding 16S rRNA (cytosine(1402)-N(4))-methyltransferase RsmH, whose translation MKKIPPQQLQHEPVLLQAVLDVLKPQKGERYLDLTAGYGGHAKAVINLIGAANLATLVDRDETSIKALQELKQAGANLIKSDYGTAAEQLHEQGEQVDLILIDLGVSSPQLDIPERGFSFMRDGPLDMRMDQQNGLSAAEYLNQINQDELTQILREYGEEPKAKQVAQAIIANRPFATTAELAGVVADVYRGRRGKTHPATRTFQAIRIAVNDELGQLKKVLPLIPDLLKPGGRVAIISFHSLEDRLVKRFFKEQAESGYEATLSLITKRPISGATEDVYNPRSRSAKLRGAVKIKNKRE comes from the coding sequence ATGAAAAAAATACCACCACAACAACTCCAACATGAACCGGTTTTATTACAAGCCGTGCTTGACGTACTCAAGCCGCAAAAAGGGGAGCGATACCTCGATTTAACGGCTGGCTATGGCGGGCATGCTAAAGCTGTAATCAATTTAATTGGTGCGGCTAATTTAGCTACGTTGGTTGATCGAGACGAAACGTCGATTAAAGCTTTGCAAGAGTTAAAGCAAGCTGGCGCCAACCTAATCAAAAGCGATTACGGAACGGCAGCCGAGCAGCTGCACGAGCAAGGTGAACAAGTCGACTTAATTTTAATCGATCTTGGTGTTTCGTCACCACAGCTAGACATACCCGAGCGCGGTTTTAGTTTTATGCGCGATGGACCACTAGATATGCGGATGGACCAACAAAATGGTTTATCGGCGGCCGAGTACCTTAACCAAATAAACCAAGATGAGCTTACGCAAATTTTGAGAGAATATGGCGAGGAACCCAAGGCAAAACAAGTGGCCCAGGCAATAATTGCCAATCGTCCATTTGCGACTACGGCTGAACTTGCGGGTGTTGTCGCAGATGTTTATCGTGGCCGAAGAGGTAAAACTCATCCGGCGACGCGCACATTTCAAGCAATCCGGATCGCGGTTAACGACGAGCTAGGACAGCTAAAAAAAGTGTTACCACTTATACCTGATTTATTAAAACCGGGTGGTAGGGTAGCAATAATTAGCTTCCATAGCCTAGAAGACCGTTTGGTTAAACGCTTCTTTAAAGAGCAGGCGGAATCTGGATATGAAGCCACACTTTCCCTAATTACCAAGCGACCAATTAGTGGGGCAACCGAAGATGTTTACAATCCACGTTCTCGTAGTGCAAAACTGCGAGGCGCTGTAAAAATAAAAAACAAAAGGGAATAA
- a CDS encoding sugar phosphate nucleotidyltransferase: protein MSSITKAIIPVAGYGTRRLPITKAVEKCMLPIGNRPLVDYVVEDCLKAGITDIIFVVSEQFEQLQNYYGRNQLLEEYLKAKGKTEQLQEVKHLAKKANFHYVVQDQHQPYGTAVPVSLCAHLIKKNEQVLVLMGDDFIYRADGRSEVAELIKAADESGVGAGLLAVNVPRDDVFRYGVIETDGENGVSFFKRVIEQPKVEDAPTTLINISKYLFDYELMECAKQVMQNAPAANGEYQITEALNMYISSGNKMVVVPAKGDYMDGGTVEGWLAANNRVVGKE from the coding sequence ATGAGTAGCATAACAAAAGCGATTATTCCCGTCGCGGGTTACGGAACACGTCGACTGCCAATTACTAAGGCAGTAGAAAAGTGCATGTTGCCGATCGGAAATCGACCACTGGTTGACTACGTAGTTGAAGATTGTCTAAAAGCTGGAATTACTGACATTATTTTTGTTGTAAGCGAGCAGTTTGAGCAGCTGCAAAACTATTACGGCCGAAATCAGCTTTTAGAAGAATACCTAAAAGCCAAAGGCAAAACCGAGCAACTTCAAGAAGTTAAGCATTTGGCCAAAAAGGCAAACTTCCATTATGTGGTTCAGGATCAGCACCAGCCTTATGGTACTGCTGTTCCGGTTTCTCTTTGTGCCCACCTTATCAAAAAAAATGAACAGGTTTTAGTACTTATGGGTGATGATTTTATTTATCGTGCCGACGGTCGGTCGGAAGTCGCCGAACTAATTAAGGCTGCAGATGAATCAGGCGTTGGTGCTGGACTACTTGCCGTAAATGTTCCCCGCGATGACGTATTCCGTTATGGTGTGATCGAGACCGACGGCGAAAACGGTGTTAGCTTTTTTAAGCGCGTTATAGAACAGCCAAAAGTCGAAGATGCTCCCACGACCTTGATTAATATTAGTAAATATTTGTTTGACTACGAACTTATGGAGTGCGCAAAGCAAGTAATGCAGAATGCTCCAGCAGCAAACGGCGAGTACCAAATAACCGAAGCGTTAAATATGTACATTTCTAGCGGTAATAAAATGGTAGTTGTCCCGGCAAAAGGTGACTATATGGACGGGGGAACTGTCGAGGGTTGGCTTGCTGCTAATAACCGTGTAGTTGGCAAAGAATAA
- a CDS encoding HAD family hydrolase, whose protein sequence is MKKWYLDLDDTLYRTTYGYSEMCRAVSKLYDIKLMTFAIRMLRHRVKGGGSARGYLRFFKTLQSFGIDPTEARELIFKELIGKDFLYDDAREFLSWLDKHDSKPTIVTFGDPETQEFKISLLPELAEFEKVIVQQPKQIYLNNLPQHDAIIVDDKPVLDLPTWCSGVLLVRKLPAKDYNGQIVKSLKELINE, encoded by the coding sequence ATGAAAAAATGGTATTTAGATTTAGACGATACGCTTTACCGTACAACCTACGGATACAGCGAAATGTGTCGAGCGGTTTCGAAGCTTTACGATATTAAGTTGATGACATTTGCCATTAGAATGTTACGTCACCGCGTGAAGGGCGGAGGTAGCGCGCGTGGATATTTGCGTTTTTTTAAAACTTTGCAGTCGTTCGGGATCGATCCAACAGAGGCTCGCGAGCTTATTTTTAAAGAGCTAATCGGGAAAGATTTTTTGTACGATGATGCGCGTGAATTTTTAAGTTGGCTAGATAAACATGACTCAAAGCCTACGATTGTTACTTTTGGGGATCCAGAAACTCAAGAATTTAAAATCTCACTTTTGCCCGAACTGGCAGAGTTCGAAAAAGTGATCGTGCAACAGCCCAAGCAGATTTACTTGAATAATTTGCCACAACATGATGCAATAATAGTTGATGACAAACCTGTACTCGACTTGCCGACATGGTGTAGCGGGGTTTTGCTTGTCCGTAAACTTCCGGCAAAAGATTATAATGGACAGATAGTTAAGTCCCTAAAGGAGCTAATTAATGAGTAG